One part of the Quercus lobata isolate SW786 chromosome 7, ValleyOak3.0 Primary Assembly, whole genome shotgun sequence genome encodes these proteins:
- the LOC115951965 gene encoding uncharacterized protein LOC115951965: MSVGRLPPEADDREPKRARASPTPLIGFSDEDKLGTLQPHDDALVVMLRIGGYDMKRVLVDQGSVVEVMYPDLYKGLNLKPEDLSAYDSPLVSFKGKTVTPKDMIRLPVQTDSDVVEVNFIVVDAYSPYTAIVARSWLHALGAVSSTYTKK; this comes from the coding sequence ATGTCAGTGGGCAGGCTCCCGCCTGAAGCCGATGACAGGGAACCTAAAAGGGCCAGAGCGAGTCCCACGCCCTTGATcggattctcggatgaggacaAACTGGGAACCCTTCAGCCCCACGATGACGCCCTAGTCGTCATGCTCAGAATTGGGGGTTATGACATGAAGAGGGTGCTAGTTGACCAAGGTAGCGTCGTGGAAGTAATGTATCCTGACTTGTATAAAGGattgaacctgaagccagaggACTTGTCGGCATACGACTCCCCTTTGGTCAGCTTTAAAGGAAAAACCGTCACCCCTAAAGACATGATCAGGCTGCCTGTACAAACAGATTCAGACGTGGTGGAGGTGAACTTCATTGTGGTAGATGCATACTCTCCCTACACAGCTATCGTGGCCCGATCATGGCTTCATGCACTAGGGGCTGTGTCATCAACTTacaccaaaaagtga
- the LOC115951966 gene encoding uncharacterized protein LOC115951966 produces MSKVLDRISQSPFTRKIEEAELPRRFHQPTFAIYNGQTNPVEHVSQFNQRMAVHSKDEALMCKVFPSSLGPMAMSWFDGLKPNSINSFKQLTQAFGSCITSSKVPRPLDSLLSLSMREGETLKAYSDRYWEMYNEIEGNYDDVAISTFKRGLPTEHGLRKSLTGKPVTSMRQLIDRIDKYKRVEEDQQTGKGKVKVVP; encoded by the coding sequence ATGAGTAAGGTCTTGGACCGCATCTCTCAGTCGCCTTTCACACGCAAAATAGAGGAAGCAGaacttcctcggcggttccatcaaccCACCTTTGCCATATACAATGGTCAGACAAACCCAGTAGAGCATGTAAGTCAGTTTAAtcagaggatggccgtccatTCCAAGGACGAGGCTTTAATGTGCAAGGTGTttccgtccagcttgggacctATGGCGATGAGTTGGTTTGATGGCCTTAAGCCAAATTCCATAAATTCTTTTAAGCAGCTGACACAGGCTTTTGGCTCCTGCATTACCAGTAGCAAAGTCCCTCGGCCCCTAGATTCCCTCttatccttgtccatgcgagaaggagAGACACTGAAGGCCTATTCAGACAGGTATTGGGAAATGTACAATGAGATAGAGGGAAACTACGACGACGTTGCCATTAGCACATTCAAGAGGGGCCTGCCGACAGAGCATGGTTTAAGAAAATCCCTGACTGGGAAGCCGGTCACTAGCATGCGCCAACTCATAGAcagaattgacaagtacaaaagggtcgaggaggaccagCAAACGGGGAAGGGCAAAGTGAAGGTTGTCCCTTaa